In Ailuropoda melanoleuca isolate Jingjing chromosome X, ASM200744v2, whole genome shotgun sequence, a single genomic region encodes these proteins:
- the MORF4L2 gene encoding mortality factor 4-like protein 2 → MSSRKQGSQTRGQQSAEEDNFKKPTRSNMQRSKMRGASSGKKTAGPQQKNLEPALPGRWGGRSAENPPSGSVRKTRKNKQKTPGNGDGGSTSEAPQPPRKKRARADPTVESEEAFKNRMEVKVKIPEELKPWLVEDWDLVTRQKQLFQLPAKKNVDAILEEYANCKKSQGNVDNKEYAVNEVVAGIKEYFNVMLGTQLLYKFERPQYAEILLAHPDAPMSQVYGAPHLLRLFVRIGAMLAYTPLDEKSLALLLGYLHDFLKYLAKNAASLFTASDYKVASAEYHRKAL, encoded by the coding sequence ATGAGTTCCAGAAAGCAGGGTTCTCAAACTCGTGGACAACAATCTGCAGAAGAAGACAACTTCAAAAAACCAACTAGAAGCAATATGCAGAGAAGTAAGATGAGAGGGGCCTCCTCAGGAAAGAAGACTGCTGGTCCACAGCAGAAGAATCTGGAACCGGCTCTCCCAGGCAGATGGGGGGGTCGCTCTGCAGAGAACCCCCCTTCGGGATCTGTGcggaagacaagaaagaacaagcagAAGACTCCTGGAAACGGAGATGGTGGCAGTACCAGTGAAGCACCCCAGCCACCTCGGAAGAAAAGGGCCCGGGCAGATCCCACTGTTGAAAGTGAGGAGGCATTTAAGAATAGAATGGAAGTTAAAGTGAAGATTCCGGAAGAATTAAAACCATGGCTTGTTGAGGACTGGGACTTAGTTACCAGGCAGAAGCAGCTGTTTCAACTCCCTGCTAAGAAAAATGTAGATGCCATTCTGGAAGAGTATGCAAATTGCAAGAAGTCGCAGGGAAATGTTGATAATAAGGAATATGCAGTTAATGAGGTTGTGGCAGGAATAAAAGAGTATTTCAATGTGATGTTGGGCACTCAGCTGCTCTACAAATTTGAGAGGCCCCAGTATGCAGAAATTCTTTTGGCTCACCCTGATGCGCCAATGTCCCAGGTTTATGGCGCCCCACACCTACTGAGATTATTTGTAAGAATCGGAGCAATGTTGGCGTATACGCCCCTTGATGAGAAGAGCCTTGCATTATTGTTGGGCTATTTGCATGATTTCCTAAAATATCTGGCAAAGAATGCTGCATCTCTGTTTACTGCCAGTGATTACAAAGTGGCTTCGGCTGAGTACCACCGCAAAGCCCTGTGA
- the TCEAL1 gene encoding transcription elongation factor A protein-like 1 encodes MEKSCKEIEEQPQSAPKTDEEQPPVEHSPKKQSAEEPSSEEQSSEEEFFPEELLPELLPEMLVSEERPPQERLSRRDLFEERPPMEQPPCGVGKHKLEEGSFKERLARSRPQFRGDIHGRNLSNEEMIKVAEEMEEMKRVRNKLMVMHWKARRNRPYPI; translated from the coding sequence ATGGAAAAATCctgcaaagaaattgaagagcaGCCACAGAGTGCACCCAAGACGGATGAGGAGCAGCCGCCTGTGGAGCACTCTCCCAAAAAGCAGTCTGCGGAGGAACCATCTTCCGAGGAGCAGTCGTCGGAGGAGGAGTTCTTTCCCGAAGAGCTCCTTCCCGAGCTCCTTCCCGAGATGCTCGTATCCGAGGAGCGCCCTCCTCAGGAGCGCCTTTCTAGAAGGGACCTTTTTGAGGAGCGCCCTCCCATGGAGCAGCCTCCATGTGGAGTGGGAAAACATAAGCTAGAAGAAGGAAGCTTTAAAGAGAGGCTGGCTCGCTCTCGCCCGCAATTTAGAGGGGACATACACGGCAGAAATTTGAGCAATGAGGAGATGATAAAGGTGGCAGAGgagatggaagaaatgaaaagagttcGCAACAAATTGATGGTTATGCATTGGAAGGCGAGACGGAACCGTCCTTATCCTATTTAA